One genomic region from Nocardia vinacea encodes:
- a CDS encoding nitronate monooxygenase, translating to MAGGPSTPELTAAVSAAGGLGLLAAGYLTATDTAARLAATRELTTAPFGVNLFTPGPAAAPEDFADYLAELGRTHEVGVPKYDTDEWDAKLELLIDAPVAVVTFTFGCPSAAEVARLHEAGSEVWVTVTSAAEGHLAVEAGADVLIAQGAEAGGHRATFIDRVADDATDPLTLLALLQILDATVDRPIVATGGITTGAGIAAALAAGAAAVQLGTVFLRSPEAGTNPVHRAALGADTPTMLTRAFTGRRARGLRNRFMDEHSATAPAAYPEIHYATAPLRAAARAAGNPDDVNMWAGQTHTLAPELPAGELVRSLAADAKTALTTALSGRIQSC from the coding sequence ATGGCGGGCGGACCGTCCACGCCCGAATTGACGGCGGCGGTCTCCGCGGCGGGCGGCCTCGGCCTGCTGGCCGCCGGATATCTGACCGCGACCGATACCGCGGCACGACTCGCGGCCACCCGCGAACTGACCACCGCGCCTTTCGGCGTCAACCTCTTCACCCCGGGCCCCGCCGCCGCGCCCGAGGATTTCGCCGACTACCTCGCCGAGCTGGGGCGCACCCACGAGGTCGGCGTGCCGAAGTACGACACCGACGAATGGGACGCCAAGCTCGAGCTGCTGATCGATGCGCCCGTCGCGGTGGTCACCTTCACGTTCGGCTGCCCGAGCGCTGCCGAGGTCGCCCGGTTGCACGAGGCCGGTTCGGAAGTGTGGGTGACGGTCACCTCGGCCGCCGAAGGTCACCTCGCGGTCGAAGCAGGTGCCGATGTGCTGATCGCCCAGGGCGCGGAGGCTGGCGGGCATCGCGCCACCTTCATCGATCGTGTCGCGGACGATGCCACCGATCCACTCACCTTGCTCGCACTACTGCAGATCCTCGACGCGACCGTCGACCGGCCGATCGTGGCCACCGGCGGTATCACCACGGGGGCCGGCATCGCGGCAGCGCTCGCGGCCGGCGCGGCGGCCGTGCAACTCGGGACCGTCTTCCTACGCTCACCGGAAGCGGGCACCAATCCGGTGCATCGCGCCGCGCTCGGCGCCGACACCCCGACCATGCTGACCCGCGCCTTCACCGGCCGCCGGGCGCGCGGCCTGCGCAACCGGTTCATGGACGAACACTCCGCGACAGCACCGGCCGCCTATCCGGAAATCCATTACGCCACAGCGCCGTTGCGGGCCGCCGCACGAGCGGCGGGCAATCCGGACGATGTGAACATGTGGGCTGGCCAGACCCACACGCTGGCACCCGAGCTACCGGCCGGTGAACTAGTCCGCAGCTTGGCCGCAGATGCGAAAACCGCCCTGACCACAGCACTTTCGGGACGAATCCAGTCTTGTTGA
- a CDS encoding M23 family metallopeptidase, with amino-acid sequence MSLIGDGVAGRPTRHRAEPSTTDRVKVAAGVAVATGALIGTAAQVAPAIAAPLMPGAHDGNEEAAAPITFKGTAELPVEEVKAAAPIAEAAQAVATPVAAPIADPVATPFGISNLPPEIAGPLAQVEQVLKGAQQQFAPAPAVRPVAGAISSGFGSRWGEFHYGLDFADQLGAPIHSVSGGTVIEAGPASGFGLWVRIQQDDGTIAVYGHVNEMFVHAGQRVNAGDVIATVGNRGNSTGPHLHLEIWDQGGNKVDPMPYLAAKGVPLQWGPSAH; translated from the coding sequence ATGAGCCTCATCGGCGACGGCGTTGCGGGTCGGCCGACGCGGCATCGCGCCGAGCCGTCGACCACCGACCGGGTGAAGGTCGCGGCCGGTGTCGCGGTCGCCACCGGTGCCCTCATCGGCACCGCAGCCCAGGTCGCGCCTGCCATTGCCGCCCCGCTCATGCCGGGTGCGCACGACGGGAACGAGGAAGCCGCCGCGCCCATCACGTTCAAGGGCACGGCGGAACTACCTGTCGAAGAGGTCAAGGCAGCGGCCCCGATAGCCGAAGCCGCACAGGCCGTCGCCACCCCGGTGGCCGCGCCGATCGCGGACCCGGTCGCCACTCCGTTCGGCATCAGCAATCTGCCGCCGGAGATCGCGGGCCCGCTGGCCCAGGTCGAACAGGTCCTCAAGGGTGCGCAGCAGCAGTTCGCCCCGGCCCCCGCGGTGCGCCCGGTCGCCGGTGCGATCAGCTCCGGATTCGGTTCCCGCTGGGGCGAATTCCACTACGGCCTCGACTTCGCCGATCAGCTCGGCGCACCGATCCACTCGGTGAGCGGCGGCACCGTCATCGAGGCGGGCCCGGCCTCCGGTTTCGGCCTGTGGGTGCGGATCCAGCAGGACGACGGCACCATCGCGGTCTACGGACACGTCAACGAGATGTTCGTGCACGCGGGGCAGCGGGTGAACGCGGGCGATGTCATCGCCACCGTCGGCAACCGCGGCAATTCGACCGGACCGCATCTGCACCTGGAGATCTGGGATCAGGGCGGCAACAAGGTCGACCCGATGCCGTACTTGGCAGCCAAGGGTGTCCCGCTGCAGTGGGGCCCGTCGGCGCACTGA
- a CDS encoding LuxR C-terminal-related transcriptional regulator — translation MTALGDIFEPGSPHGRTYAVLVHHPRSSLGEVAEYLGVSKETAAASLEVLTHLQAAVSQLSVDGEAIWDAHAPESLSEAEARRRQHEINQMHAAAARLSETFRSVRRSPRSNGAIVPVFERLEMLADFEEVQTSARNTVKVIERGPYLSDPERERQLFLLKRSRIGDGIRYQTLYQDTIYQDAERLRHALSTNASGAQARTLPEPPFKLIISDDERASLVLHADERRPDPMGLRISGSPGLRLLVKTFDVLWSLAAPISVNPTADELDERDKAILTLMGLGATDDTIARRLGMSRRTVVRRTARLLERLGASTRFQAGVQATRRGWL, via the coding sequence ATGACTGCGCTGGGCGATATCTTCGAGCCTGGATCACCGCACGGGCGGACCTACGCCGTGCTGGTGCATCATCCGCGATCCAGCTTGGGCGAGGTCGCCGAATATCTGGGCGTCTCGAAGGAGACCGCCGCCGCATCGCTGGAGGTATTGACCCACCTGCAGGCCGCGGTTAGTCAGCTTTCCGTCGACGGTGAGGCGATCTGGGATGCGCACGCACCCGAATCGCTGTCCGAGGCCGAGGCGCGGCGCAGGCAGCACGAGATCAACCAAATGCACGCCGCGGCCGCGCGACTGAGCGAGACATTCCGATCGGTGCGCCGCTCACCGCGCTCCAATGGCGCGATCGTGCCGGTTTTCGAACGCCTCGAGATGCTCGCGGATTTCGAGGAGGTCCAGACCTCGGCCCGTAACACGGTCAAGGTGATCGAACGCGGTCCCTATCTCAGCGATCCGGAACGCGAGCGACAGCTGTTCCTGCTCAAGCGCTCTCGGATCGGTGACGGCATTCGCTACCAGACGCTATATCAGGACACTATTTATCAGGATGCGGAAAGGTTGCGGCACGCGCTGTCCACCAATGCCAGTGGGGCCCAGGCGCGCACCCTGCCCGAGCCGCCGTTCAAGCTGATCATCAGTGATGACGAGCGGGCGAGCCTGGTCTTGCACGCGGACGAGCGCCGCCCGGATCCGATGGGTCTGCGCATTTCCGGATCGCCCGGATTGCGGTTGCTGGTGAAGACTTTCGATGTGCTGTGGTCGCTGGCGGCGCCGATTTCGGTGAACCCGACCGCCGACGAACTCGACGAGCGGGATAAGGCGATTCTCACCCTGATGGGCCTGGGTGCGACCGATGACACCATCGCTCGCCGACTCGGCATGTCCCGTCGAACCGTGGTCCGGCGTACGGCGCGGCTGCTGGAGCGGCTCGGCGCGAGCACCCGGTTTCAGGCGGGCGTACAGGCGACTAGGCGAGGATGGCTGTAG